The genomic DNA TGGCAGATCCCGGTAGCCAACTGCGCGGTGACCACCGCCAGCCTCGACAGCTACTACGGCGAAGCGATGTCTATCGGTGAGCGTGCGCCCGTTGCGCTGCTGGACTTCGCGGCTTCCGCCCGTCTGGCGGTAGGCGAAGCGCTGACTAACATCGCCGCGACCCAGATTGGCAACATCAAACACATTAAACTCTCGGCAAACTGGATGTCGGCGGCAGGTCACCCTGGCGAAGACGCGGGGCTGTACGAAGCGGTGAAAGCGATCGGCGAAGAGATGTGTCCGCAGTTGGGTCTGACTATTCCGGTGGGCAAAGACTCCATGTCGATGAAAACCCGCTGGCAGGAAGGCAACGAGCAGCGCGAAATGACCTCGCCGCTGTCGCTGGTCATTTCCGCCTTTGCCCGCGTGGAAGACGTGCGTCACACCATCACGCCGCAGCTGGTCACCGAAGATAACGCCCTGCTGCTGATTGACCTTGGTAAGGGCCATAACGCGCTGGGTGCGACCGCGCTGGCGCAGGTCTACCGTCAACTGGGCGATAAACCGGCCGACGTGCGCGACGTTGCGCAGCTGAAAGGCTTCTACGAGGCGATTCAGGCGCTGGTTGCGCAGCGTAAGCTGCTGGCCTATCACGACCGTTCCGACGGCGGCCTGCTGGTGACGCTGGCGGAGATGGCCTTTGCCGGTCATTGCGGCGTGGAAGCTGACGTGGCAACGCTTGGCGACGATCGTCTGGCGGCGCTGTTCAACGAAGAGCTGGGCGCGGTGATTCAGGTTCGTGCCGCTGACCGTGAAGCGGTAGAAGCGATTCTGGCGGCCAACGGCCTGGCAGACTGTGTACACTTCCTCGGTAAAGCCGTTGAAGGTGACCGCTTCACCCTGACTGCCAACGGTCAGCCGGTATTCAGCGAAAGCCGCACTACGCTGCGTATGTGGTGGGCTGAAACCACCTGGCAGATGCAGCGTCTGCGCGATAACCCAGAGTGTGCCGATCAGGAACACGACGCGAAAGCGAACGATAACGACCCGGGCCTCAACGTGAAGCTCACCTTTGATATCGCAACTGACGTGGCGGCGCCTTACATTGCGACCGGTGCGCGCCCGAAAGTGGCCGTGCTGCGTGAACAGGGCGTCAACTCGCACGTGGAGATGGCGGCCGCCTTCCACCGTGCGGGCTTTGATGCCATTGACGTCCATATGAGCGACCTGCTGGCCGGCCGTACAGGTCTGGCTGACTTCCAGGCGCTGGTGGCCTGCGGCGGTTTCTCCTACGGTGACGTGCTCGGTGCGGGCGAGGGCTGGGCGAAATCCATTCTGTTCAACAACCGCGTGCGCGATGAGTTCGCCACTTTCTTCCATCGCCCTCAGACGCTGGCGTTGGGCGTGTGTAACGGCTGTCAGATGATGTCTAACCTGCGTGAACTGATCCCGGGCAGCGACCTGTGGCCGCGCTTTGTACGTAACCATTCTGACCGTTTTGAAGCGCGCTTCAGCCTGGTCGAAGTGGCCAGCAGCCCGTCACTGCTGCTCGCCGGGATGGAAGGCTCACGGATGCCGATCGCCGTTTCTCACGGTGAAGGCCACGTGGAGGTTCGCGATGGTGCACACCTTGCTCAGCTTGAGAGTAAAGGTCTGGTCGCGCTGCGCTTCGTTGACAATTTCGGCAAGGTGACCGAAGCCTACCCGGCGAACCCGAACGGTTCCCCGAACGGTATTACGTCGGTCACCAACGAGAGCGGCCGCGTGACCATAATGATGCCGCACCCGGAGCGCGTGTTCCGCACCGTAGCTAACTCCTGGCACCCGGAAAACTGGGGCGAGGACAGCCCGTGGATGCGTATTTTCCGCAATGCGCGTAAGCAGCTCGGCTAAGACTCACGTTTAACGAATCAAGCCCCTCCTTGTGAGGGGCTTTTTTATCTGCAGGCCGGATAAAGACATTTACGCCGCCATCCGGCAATGTGCGTCGTTCCGCCCGATCAAGAGTGTCGGCAAACCCCGACATTGGTGATGTTATGATGTCGCCAAAAGGAGACATTTAATTCAATGATTTATATGTACTTTTTTGTGATTGATTTTAAGTGTTGTTAATTGGCGACAGTATTACCAAAACCCGCCCAGTGAACTTTCCAGGGTGATTGGTGTATTTTTCATATTTATCAGTATGTTAATATATTGTTTTGAAATGTGGCACGCATCGTGCATAATAATAACCAGTGGCTCATTCACCTTCTTATGTCAGCCCCTTCGGGACGTGCTACATAAACTTAGAATGACGCACAACAAGGTGCCTGCCGTCCAGCAAATGATAATAGCGCTGCTTTATCAACCATCGGGCGAAACGTTGAGTTAGGCACCGCCTTATTCCATAACAAAGCCGGGCTTATGCCCGGCTTTGTTATTTCTGGCCTTTCCCTCGTCGATATCCTCAGTTAGCATTCCAGTAAGTTGATTCACTGAGATACCTCTTTTGAAACGCCCCTCACTTTCTCCACGCTCGCTTCGCCAACTGGTGACGCTCGCTTTCCTGCTGATTCTGCTGCCGCTGCTGGTGCTGGCATGGCAGGCCTGGCAAAGCCTGAATATGCTCAGCGCGCAGGCCGAACAAACCAACCGCACGACGCTGATTGATGCCCGCCGCAGCGAAGCGATGGCCAACGTGGCGCTGGATATGGAGCGCAGCTATCGCCAGTACTGCGTGCTCGACGATCCGACGCTGGCGAAGGTGTATCAGAATCAGCGTAAACGCTATAGCGACATGCTGGAGGCGCACGCGGGCGTGCTGCCCGACGACACGCTCTACCAGCGGCTACGGCAAAATCTTCACGATCTGACAACCCTACAATGCACCAACAGCGGCCCGGAAAAGCAGGCGGTGGCGAAACTTGAAGCGTTCTCCAGCGCCAACGGTGAGCTGGTGCAGGCCACCCGCACCGTGGTTTTCTCCCGTGGGCAGCAGCTACAGCAGGCGATCGCTGAACGCGGCCAGTTCTTCGGCTGGCAGGCGCTGGTGCTGTTTCTGGTGAGCCTGGCGATGGTGCTGCTGTTCACCCGAATGATTATCGGCCCGGTGAAGGGCATTGAGAGTATGATCAACCGTCTGGGCGAGGGACAGTCGCTGGACGGCGAGGTGATGTTCCGTGGGCCACGTGAGCTGCGTTCTGTTGGCCAGCGTATTATCTGGCTTAGCGAGCGCCTGTCGTGGCTGGAGTCACAGCGACATCAGTTTCTGCGTCATCTTTCCCACGAACTGAAAACACCGCTGGCCAGCATGCGTGAAGGCACCGAGCTACTGGCGGACCAGGTGGTAGGGCCGCTCAGCGCCGAACAAAAAGAGGTGGTCGCTATCCTGGATAGCAGCAGCCGCAACCTGCAAACGCTGATTGAACAGCTGCTGGACTACAACCGCAAGCTGAGTGAGACGGCCGTTCGCATGGAGTATGTCGCGCTGGCGCCGCTGGTGGAGATGGTGGTTTCCGCGCACAGCCTGCCGGCACGCGCTAAAATGATGCACACGCAGGTCGATTTACAGGCGGCAGGCTGCCTGGCAGAGCCCACGCTATTAATGAATGCGCTGGATAATCTGTACTCGAATGCGGTGCACTATGGCACTGAATCCGGTAACATTTATCTCCGTAGCCGCCGGGAAGGTTCGCGTGTCTCTATTGATGTCATCAATACGGGCACGCCAATCCCGGACGCAGAAAAATTAATGATTTTTGAGCCCTTCTTCCAGGGCAGCCATCAGCGCAAAGGTGCGGTGAAAGGAAGCGGCCTGGGATTAAGCCTGGCGCGCGACTCGGTGCGGAAAATGCACGGCGAGCTGCATCTTCTCGACTCCCGTGACGGTAACGTCTGTTTTCGCATTGAGCTTCCGGCACCAGGGCTCGAAAAAACAACCACATAAATCGATATCGAGTGACTATGCCCCAACTATTAGCACGTACCGGTCGACGGCTCCGCCGGTGGCGTAGCGGCCTGATTGGCGTTGCCTGCCTGATGCTGTCGGGCTGCAACGCCACGCTGCTGCCGCATCATAACGGCGGCAGCGGCGAGGGCAGCGAGCCGCACCAGCAGGTGGCGGATTACCAGTCGACCGACTGCGATGATATCTGGTCGCTAAACGGCGACATCGCTGAAAATAACCCGCTTTACTGGCTGCGCGGCATGGATTGCGCCGATCGTCTGTCGGCGACGCGCGCGCGCGCCGAGGCCAGCGCGCAGGCTGCCGATCGCTGGCAGGGAGCGCTCAAGCGCGGCATCCTGTTGGCAAACGCGAAAATCACCCCGGCAGAACGCCGCCAGCTGGTGGGCGACATCGATGCGTTAAGCTCGCAAATTCCTTCGCGTATTCGTCCGCTTT from Klebsiella sp. WP3-W18-ESBL-02 includes the following:
- the qseE gene encoding two component system sensor histidine kinase QseE/GlrK, translating into MKRPSLSPRSLRQLVTLAFLLILLPLLVLAWQAWQSLNMLSAQAEQTNRTTLIDARRSEAMANVALDMERSYRQYCVLDDPTLAKVYQNQRKRYSDMLEAHAGVLPDDTLYQRLRQNLHDLTTLQCTNSGPEKQAVAKLEAFSSANGELVQATRTVVFSRGQQLQQAIAERGQFFGWQALVLFLVSLAMVLLFTRMIIGPVKGIESMINRLGEGQSLDGEVMFRGPRELRSVGQRIIWLSERLSWLESQRHQFLRHLSHELKTPLASMREGTELLADQVVGPLSAEQKEVVAILDSSSRNLQTLIEQLLDYNRKLSETAVRMEYVALAPLVEMVVSAHSLPARAKMMHTQVDLQAAGCLAEPTLLMNALDNLYSNAVHYGTESGNIYLRSRREGSRVSIDVINTGTPIPDAEKLMIFEPFFQGSHQRKGAVKGSGLGLSLARDSVRKMHGELHLLDSRDGNVCFRIELPAPGLEKTTT
- the qseG gene encoding two-component system QseEF-associated lipoprotein QseG, producing MPQLLARTGRRLRRWRSGLIGVACLMLSGCNATLLPHHNGGSGEGSEPHQQVADYQSTDCDDIWSLNGDIAENNPLYWLRGMDCADRLSATRARAEASAQAADRWQGALKRGILLANAKITPAERRQLVGDIDALSSQIPSRIRPLYQVWRDGQALQLSLSEERLRYSKLQETSDGQLDALRQQQQQLQAELELTTRKLQNLTDIERQLSSRKPGADISHPAASDEDKNE